The Oxalobacteraceae bacterium OTU3CINTB1 genome includes a window with the following:
- a CDS encoding addiction module protein, with translation MSQDLRELEQRISQLNDADKAHLLFFLLESLESTDRDNIEEAWRIEAEARLEAVGRGDAITVPAQEVFTNLDRR, from the coding sequence ATGTCGCAAGATCTCCGCGAACTTGAACAACGCATCTCACAGCTAAACGATGCGGACAAGGCGCATCTTTTGTTCTTTTTGCTGGAATCACTGGAATCTACAGATCGCGATAATATCGAAGAGGCTTGGCGCATTGAAGCCGAAGCTCGCCTGGAGGCGGTCGGACGTGGAGATGCGATCACCGTCCCGGCACAGGAGGTATTTACCAACCTTGACCGACGCTAA
- a CDS encoding Hpt domain-containing protein, producing MTLSSTPASPVHAEGHILQVETGLQQLMGDRALYLQILRRFRQRYQDSANQARNELTAGDATGAQRIIHTLKGAAGMIGAQQVYLLAGTLEQACAGPAALCMGPLAQLEHALRCLMGTIDAALNAADEQPPAEPASSGQHPPETRMLVQHLARLLEEGDGAAIDVLEQSATVLAASLGVAVFQEVTEAAHQFDFEAALAVLQAAKN from the coding sequence ATGACACTTTCCAGCACGCCAGCCTCACCGGTTCACGCCGAGGGCCATATCCTGCAAGTGGAAACCGGTTTGCAGCAGTTGATGGGCGACCGCGCCCTCTACCTGCAAATCCTGCGCCGCTTCCGGCAACGCTATCAGGACAGCGCCAACCAGGCGCGCAACGAACTGACGGCCGGCGACGCCACCGGCGCGCAACGCATCATTCACACGCTCAAGGGGGCGGCCGGCATGATCGGCGCCCAGCAGGTCTATCTGTTGGCGGGCACGCTGGAGCAAGCCTGCGCCGGGCCGGCGGCGTTATGTATGGGTCCGCTGGCGCAGCTGGAGCACGCGCTGCGCTGCCTGATGGGCACGATCGACGCGGCGTTGAACGCGGCCGACGAGCAACCGCCGGCCGAGCCGGCGTCCAGCGGCCAGCATCCGCCGGAGACGCGCATGCTGGTGCAGCATCTGGCCAGGCTGCTGGAAGAAGGCGACGGCGCGGCCATCGATGTGCTGGAGCAGTCGGCGACGGTGCTCGCGGCGAGCTTGGGAGTGGCGGTGTTTCAGGAGGTGACCGAGGCGGCGCATCAGTTCGACTTCGAGGCGGCGCTGGCGGTGCTGCAGGCGGCGAAGAACTAG
- the mnmE gene encoding tRNA uridine-5-carboxymethylaminomethyl(34) synthesis GTPase MnmE, which yields MNIDSSPIAAIATAPGRGGIGVVRASGKNLQPLIAALFGATALKPRHATYIPFTQADGAIIDQGIAIWFKGPNSYTGEDVLELQGHGGPIVLQLLLARVLEAGAELGLRLAEPGEFTRRAYLNDKLDLAQAEAVADLIDASTEAAAKSASQSLSGAFSKTVNKLVEGVTGLRMLVEATLDFPEEEIDFLEKSDARGQLAGIVSALDQVFKQAAQGALLREGLSVVLVGQPNVGKSSLLNSLAGSDVAIVTPIAGTTRDKVTETIQIEGIPLNIIDTAGIRHADETLDVVERIGIERTWGEVGKADVILHLLDADHGPSRADENIVAAFPAGVPVLRIWNKIDLSGHKPSVDAMPDATHVYLSAHENIGIDLLRKELLRIAGWQQTGESLYLARERHLIALKNAGAHLERAGEHAAQNDQSLDLFAEELRLAQAQLSSITGAFSSDDLLGVIFSRFCIGK from the coding sequence ATGAATATCGACTCCTCCCCCATCGCCGCCATCGCCACCGCACCGGGACGCGGCGGCATCGGCGTCGTGCGCGCCTCCGGCAAGAACTTGCAACCGCTGATCGCCGCGCTGTTCGGCGCCACCGCGCTCAAGCCGCGCCACGCCACCTACATTCCGTTCACGCAGGCCGACGGCGCCATCATCGACCAGGGCATCGCCATCTGGTTCAAGGGGCCGAACTCGTACACAGGGGAGGATGTGCTGGAGTTGCAGGGGCATGGCGGACCGATCGTGCTGCAACTGCTGCTGGCGCGCGTGCTGGAGGCGGGCGCCGAGCTGGGTTTGCGGCTGGCCGAGCCGGGCGAATTCACGCGCCGCGCGTATCTGAACGACAAGCTCGACCTGGCGCAGGCCGAGGCGGTGGCCGATCTGATCGACGCGTCGACCGAGGCGGCGGCCAAGTCGGCGTCGCAATCGTTGTCGGGCGCGTTTTCGAAGACGGTCAACAAGCTGGTCGAGGGCGTGACCGGGTTGCGCATGCTGGTCGAAGCGACCCTGGATTTCCCGGAGGAGGAGATCGACTTCCTGGAGAAATCGGATGCGCGTGGGCAGTTGGCGGGTATCGTCAGCGCGCTGGACCAGGTGTTCAAGCAGGCCGCGCAGGGCGCACTGTTGCGCGAGGGGCTGAGCGTGGTGCTGGTTGGGCAGCCGAACGTTGGCAAATCGTCGCTGCTCAATTCGCTGGCCGGTTCGGATGTCGCCATCGTCACGCCGATCGCCGGCACCACGCGCGACAAGGTCACCGAGACGATCCAGATCGAAGGCATTCCGCTCAACATCATCGACACGGCCGGTATCCGCCACGCGGACGAGACGTTGGACGTGGTCGAGCGCATCGGCATCGAGCGCACCTGGGGCGAGGTCGGCAAGGCTGATGTGATTCTGCACCTGCTGGACGCCGACCACGGCCCGTCGCGCGCGGATGAAAACATCGTCGCCGCCTTCCCGGCGGGAGTACCCGTGCTGCGCATCTGGAACAAGATCGATTTGTCGGGCCACAAGCCGAGCGTGGATGCGATGCCGGACGCGACGCACGTGTATCTGTCGGCGCATGAGAACATCGGCATCGACCTGCTGCGCAAGGAACTGTTGCGCATCGCCGGCTGGCAGCAGACGGGTGAGTCGCTGTACCTGGCGCGCGAGCGGCACCTGATTGCGCTGAAGAACGCCGGCGCGCATCTGGAGCGGGCAGGGGAGCACGCGGCGCAAAACGATCAGTCGCTGGATTTGTTCGCCGAGGAATTGCGCTTGGCGCAGGCGCAGCTGTCGAGCATCACGGGCGCGTTCTCGTCGGACGATTTGCTGGGCGTTATCTTCAGCCGGTTCTGTATCGGCAAATAA
- a CDS encoding SMP-30/gluconolactonase/LRE family protein — MKIRPAFSFASILSAAVATALVAFGTPAAFAASASTAPAACTGTAPSGELTAQRIVAANPTRSEPGLYEGPVWIKDALYFSDFTFGPGFPSRIQKLDSSGKVTTLIADSGSNGLAVDAQGNILAATHKYKSVSRYTMDGKRSDVVTKYNGNVFNSPNDMALAADGTLYFSDPAFQRDAAPGGQDKTRVYRVAADGTVTVVDDTLTNPNGVSLSPAGDVLYVNGMVGEKGVLRAYPIVGGKPGKGRDLVNGLGIPDGMAIDCQGNVYVTEHTDQRIRVFTPQGKHIATIKVDANVTNAAFGGGDGKTLFITGAGSVWKIALNVSGLPY; from the coding sequence ATGAAAATTCGCCCTGCCTTTAGCTTCGCATCGATTCTGTCCGCCGCCGTCGCCACCGCGTTGGTGGCCTTTGGCACCCCGGCCGCATTTGCCGCCTCAGCCTCCACTGCGCCGGCCGCCTGCACCGGCACCGCGCCGTCCGGCGAACTGACCGCGCAGCGCATCGTCGCCGCCAACCCGACGCGCTCCGAGCCTGGGCTGTATGAAGGTCCGGTATGGATCAAGGACGCGCTGTATTTCTCCGACTTCACTTTCGGGCCGGGCTTCCCGTCGCGCATTCAAAAGCTAGATTCGAGCGGCAAGGTCACCACCCTGATCGCTGACAGCGGCAGCAACGGCCTGGCGGTTGACGCGCAGGGCAACATCCTGGCGGCCACGCACAAGTACAAAAGCGTCTCGCGCTACACGATGGACGGCAAGCGCAGCGATGTCGTGACCAAGTACAACGGCAACGTCTTCAACTCCCCTAACGACATGGCGCTGGCCGCCGACGGCACCCTGTACTTCAGCGACCCGGCCTTCCAGCGCGACGCCGCCCCGGGCGGGCAGGACAAGACGCGCGTCTACCGCGTGGCGGCCGACGGCACGGTGACCGTGGTCGACGACACGCTGACCAATCCGAACGGCGTATCGCTGTCGCCGGCAGGAGACGTACTGTATGTGAACGGTATGGTTGGCGAAAAAGGCGTGCTGCGCGCGTATCCTATCGTCGGCGGCAAGCCTGGCAAGGGACGCGACCTGGTCAATGGCCTGGGCATCCCGGACGGCATGGCGATCGACTGCCAGGGCAACGTCTACGTCACCGAGCACACGGACCAGCGCATCCGCGTATTCACGCCGCAGGGCAAGCACATCGCCACGATCAAGGTGGATGCAAATGTCACCAATGCCGCGTTTGGCGGCGGGGATGGCAAGACGTTGTTCATCACCGGCGCGGGATCGGTGTGGAAGATCGCGTTGAACGTCAGCGGCTTGCCGTACTGA
- a CDS encoding CAP domain-containing protein, with the protein MANHKSRQLSRSPLPAAMLLIAALLAGCGGGGGGSSSQTAPTTSNNQTTPPVQEPGAPTLTGNTALDGYNWLNYRRAQLGLSVLSRNSQVDTAALGHSNYLRLNNTVTHEQIVGAPGFTGATLTNRLSAAGYGLVGGRAIGEVISATTNTSGFYQVEELITAIYHRFVMFEPVFKEVGTGATTVSGGYTYFTADLTATNGLGAGIGAGRLVNYPISNQTNVPTSFSSNTESPDPVPNQDLVGYPVSVHADSGRGGAGVVVRSFTIAPRGGSALNTLLLSSATDSRTSSAGAAIIPLAPLRRGTVYDVSFDGTVNGVAAPRTWSFTTMQ; encoded by the coding sequence ATGGCAAACCATAAGAGCCGGCAACTCTCCCGCTCCCCGTTGCCGGCGGCAATGCTGCTGATCGCCGCGCTGCTCGCGGGCTGTGGCGGCGGAGGCGGCGGCAGCAGCAGCCAGACCGCGCCAACGACATCGAACAATCAGACCACTCCGCCGGTGCAAGAACCCGGCGCACCCACGCTGACGGGCAACACCGCTTTGGACGGCTACAACTGGCTCAATTACCGGCGTGCCCAGCTGGGATTGTCGGTGCTGTCGCGTAACAGCCAGGTCGATACGGCCGCGCTGGGACATTCCAACTATCTGCGCCTGAACAACACCGTCACCCACGAACAAATCGTTGGCGCGCCCGGCTTTACCGGCGCCACCCTGACCAACCGCCTGAGCGCGGCCGGCTATGGCCTGGTCGGCGGCCGCGCGATCGGCGAAGTCATCTCCGCCACGACGAACACGTCCGGCTTTTACCAGGTGGAGGAGCTGATCACCGCGATCTATCACCGCTTCGTGATGTTCGAGCCGGTGTTCAAGGAAGTCGGCACCGGCGCCACCACCGTCTCCGGCGGCTACACCTACTTCACCGCCGACCTGACGGCAACCAACGGCCTGGGCGCCGGCATCGGCGCGGGCAGACTGGTCAATTACCCGATCAGCAACCAGACCAACGTGCCGACCAGCTTCTCCAGCAATACCGAATCGCCCGATCCGGTGCCGAACCAGGACCTGGTTGGCTACCCGGTCAGCGTCCACGCCGACAGCGGCCGGGGCGGCGCCGGCGTGGTGGTGCGCAGCTTCACCATCGCGCCGCGCGGCGGCAGCGCGCTGAACACGCTTCTGCTCAGCAGCGCAACCGATTCGCGCACCTCTTCCGCAGGCGCGGCGATCATTCCGCTGGCGCCGCTTCGCCGCGGCACCGTCTACGATGTCAGCTTCGACGGCACGGTGAACGGGGTGGCGGCGCCGCGCACCTGGTCGTTCACGACCATGCAGTGA
- a CDS encoding GGDEF domain-containing protein, translating into MPETVHASPPATAGHSHLSTRALALADLGLIVLDAGQRIVLWNQWMASHSGQSAHRVMGNDLFDVFPELRGQRLEQAVHSAMQSKTPQQLSPGLNRSPFPLFPTGTWGGERIEQSVSVTPFTEGKERFCLIQVSDISSTVGRERQLRGQAEALRAQSYVDGLTGIANRRHFDVALDRELRRAQRNGGQLSLLLMDIDSFKAYNDHFGHQQGDACLTLVAEAFAAMLQRPADLAARYGGEEFGAVLPDTGPEQAALVAETIRARIAALEVTHAPAAMRPYVTMSIGVASFVKDRLCTAETMLAAADSCLYAAKHAGRDCVIVHKLEETNA; encoded by the coding sequence ATGCCTGAAACTGTTCATGCTTCCCCGCCTGCGACTGCCGGCCACTCCCACCTCTCCACCCGCGCGCTGGCGCTCGCCGACCTCGGCCTGATCGTGCTCGACGCCGGCCAGCGCATCGTCTTGTGGAACCAGTGGATGGCCAGTCACTCGGGCCAGTCCGCGCACCGCGTGATGGGCAACGACCTGTTCGACGTGTTTCCAGAATTGCGCGGCCAGCGGCTCGAGCAGGCCGTGCACAGTGCGATGCAAAGCAAGACGCCGCAGCAGCTGTCGCCGGGACTGAACCGCTCGCCCTTCCCGCTGTTCCCGACCGGCACCTGGGGTGGCGAGCGCATCGAGCAGTCGGTGTCGGTGACGCCGTTCACCGAAGGCAAGGAACGCTTCTGCCTGATCCAGGTGAGCGACATCAGCAGCACCGTCGGGCGCGAGCGCCAGCTACGCGGCCAGGCCGAAGCGCTGCGCGCGCAATCGTACGTGGACGGGCTGACCGGCATCGCCAACCGGCGCCATTTCGACGTCGCGCTCGACCGGGAACTGCGGCGCGCCCAGCGCAACGGCGGGCAACTGTCGCTGCTGCTGATGGATATCGACTCGTTCAAGGCCTATAACGACCACTTCGGCCACCAGCAGGGCGACGCCTGCCTGACCCTGGTCGCGGAAGCGTTCGCCGCCATGCTGCAGCGGCCGGCCGACCTGGCCGCGCGCTACGGCGGCGAGGAATTCGGCGCCGTGCTGCCGGACACGGGCCCGGAGCAGGCGGCGCTGGTCGCCGAGACCATCCGCGCGCGCATCGCCGCACTGGAGGTCACGCACGCGCCCGCCGCCATGCGTCCGTATGTGACAATGAGCATCGGCGTGGCCAGCTTCGTCAAGGACCGGCTGTGCACCGCCGAAACCATGCTGGCCGCCGCCGACAGCTGCCTGTACGCCGCCAAACACGCCGGACGCGATTGCGTCATTGTTCACAAACTGGAAGAAACCAACGCATGA